The Brachyhypopomus gauderio isolate BG-103 chromosome 7, BGAUD_0.2, whole genome shotgun sequence genome has a window encoding:
- the LOC143518362 gene encoding uncharacterized protein LOC143518362 has product MAGRFDLTRFTLCPTLEQFEKCRKDDLLLIADFFSVSVPHGAAKRVVKAALYAELVQMQILPEDDDPEYVASQPRAMHVAADNETVVDAPQPEEVHTAAANADAESKDLLGIGPTGPSPPLTDPMITLRLKELDLELSRQRIRALEIEMQRDVRVRELELELRGKPPTPPVPTPRHTSSSVQASPLRATSSLLVPHLSPTSVTHSRFDISKNLALVPLFRETEVDTYFPVFERIATTLQWPKEVWSLLLHCKLVGRAQEVCSALTLEQSVDYDAVKAAVLRAYELVPEAYRQRFRAHTKATTQTYVEFAREKAALLDKWCAACKISSLEQFKELILLEEFKTCAPERLVVYLNEQKVVSLTEAAVLADEFVLTHKLVFSSSQREQKRTPRGETPAARPTSNSPATARENRECYYCHEAGHVIAKCPRLEQKNQKQKKGPIKPVGLVRAVTPAPDVPLVGTEASSFEPYIIEGSVALSPLDHCHRPVRILRDTGAAQSFMLASVVPLSADTSCGSEVLVQGIDLSILRAPLHKIYLRSALVTGTVTVAICPHLPVSNVSFILGNDLVGISRGSCLPEVVSAPEPSDLLEEEFPTVFPACVLTRAQARRYAEVENLSDSFLCSEHPIAEGLDPATADAVPTSAPGCDVDISLSPTLSREELVLAQKQDSSLAQYAKNVVNTEELSSRSVGYFYDDGVLMRKWTPKRSDSESDWSTVFQVVVPKPYREHVLSLAHDQVMSGHLGVRKTYQRLLQYFFWPLMKSDVTRYCRSCHVCQLAGKPNQTIPSAPLKPIPAYGEPFEKVLIDCVGPLPKTKTGYTYLLTIMCTATRYPEAIPLRSLKTPAIVRALIKFFTTFGLPKVVQSDQGSNFMSAVFRRAMKQLHIQHNTSSAYHPESQGAIERFHQTLKSMLRIYCLSHDKDWDEGLPFLLFAVRTTPQESLGFSSAELIFGHALRGPLKILQEEMLSDTPPSSPPTNVLDYVSSFRERLHSVCALAQESLSATQTRMKSRHDQKAVLRSLDVGDKVLVLLPVPGSALCAKFVGPYEVLSRLSDTDYVIRTPDRRKKTRVCHVNMLKRYVSRADSHTPAVSTPVPALLMTSVSTPSTAYVPENDGLSFDSLCPPVARLPNSEALAVLPTKLDHLHETARQELLDLVREYADIFSDALSRTTVIEHDIDVGDHTPVRSAAYRVNPEKRALMKTETDYLLENVLAVPSSSPWCSPCLLVPKPDATFRFCTDFRRVNALTKADSFPIPRIDDCVDRVGHAQFVTKLDLLKGYWQVPLTDRASEISAFATPDTFLQYTVMPFGLKNAPATFQRLMRIVLNDLNDCDAYLDDVVVSSASWPEHLSTLANVFERFRQARLTLNLDKCEFGRATVVYLGKQVGNGRVRPVDSKVRAIVAFPTPTTLRELRRFLGMTGYYRSFCRNFANVVLPLTTLLRKDVPFVWTSDCQAAFDAAKALLCSSPVLMAPQYNKPFKLDVDTSDSGCGAVLLQEDDAHVDHPVAYFSAKFNRHQAMVQMCLRADGPVSRRHGIGCLVSALRWTAYKTDTSDQEEEGFFLRCLTQGVAGLSVWFGV; this is encoded by the exons ATGGCTGGGCGGTTCGACTTAACGCGGTTCACGTTGTGTCCTACTTTGGAGCAGTTTGAGAAGTGTCGTAAGGACGATTTATTGTTAATCGCAGATTTCTTTAGTGTTTCGGTGCCCCACGGTGCGGCCAAGAGAGTGGTAAAGGCTGCTCTGTACGCCGAACTCGTGCAGATGCAGATCCTTCCTGAGGATGACGACCCCGAGTACGTTGCATCTCAGCCCAGGGCTATGCACGTAGCGGCAGATAACGAGACCGTAGTTGACGCGCCTCAGCCCGAGGAAGTGCACACGGCGGCCGCGAATGCTGATGCTGAGTCAAAAGACCTACTGGGCATAGGACCCACCGGTCCCAGTCCGCCACTGACTGACCCGATGATCACGCTGCGACTGAAAGAGCTGGACCTGGAGCTGTCACGGCAGCGTATTCGCGCGCTAGAAATCGAAATGCAACGAGACGTTCGGGTGCGAGAACTGGAATTGGAATTAAGGGGGAAGCCACCCACTCCCCCTGTTCCCACACCACGTCACACCTCGTCCTCTGTTCAGGCGTCTCCGCTACGGGCTACGTCATCTTTATTGGTTCCCCACCTGTCACCCACCAGTGTCACACACTCCAGATTTGACATTAGTAAGAACCTTGCTTTGGTTCCGTTGTTTCGGGAAACCGAAGTCGACACATATTTTCCTGTGTTCGAAAGAATAGCGACGACGTTGCAGTGGCCGAAAGAGGTGTGGTCGTTATTGTTACACTGCAAGTTAGTAGGGAGAGCACAGGAGGTGTGTTCTGCCCTAACTCTTGAGCAGAGTGTGGATTATGATGCTGTGAAGGCAGCTGTCTTGAGAGCATATGAGCTAGTACCTGAAGCCTATCGGCAACGTTTCCGCGCTCATACTAAGGCCACCACGCAAACGTATGTGGAGTTTGCGAGGGAGAAAGCTGCTCTTCTCGACAAATGGTGTGCTGCCTGTAAGATTTCGTCTTTGGAGCAATTTAAAGAGTTAATATTGTTGGAGGAGTTTAAGACCTGTGCACCTGAGAGGCTTGTCGTATACTTGAACGAACAAAAGGTTGTGTCCCTTACGGAAGCGGCAGTATTGGCAGATGAATTCGTGCTCACCCACAAACTTGTGTTTTCGTCGTCACAGCGCGAACAGAAGCGGACTCCGCGTGGGGAGACTCCCGCTGCCCGACCCACCAGCAACTCTCCGGCCACCGCTCGTGAAAACCGTGAGTGCTATTATTGTCATGAGGCCGGCCATGTGATAGCTAAGTGCCCTAGACTTGAACAAAAGAAccagaaacaaaaaaaagggCCGATCAAACCGGTTGGACTGGTACGTGCTGTCACCCCTGCACCTGACGTTCCGTTGGTGGGAACAGAAGCCTCTTCCTTTGAGCCATATATCATAGAGGGGTCGGTGGCGTTATCTCCATTAGACCACTGCCACCGCCCTGTACGCATTCTGAGGGACACGGGTGCAGCGCAGTCATTTATGCTGGCCTCGGTTGTTCCGCTTTCTGCCGACACCAGTTGTGGCTCTGAAGTATTGGTGCAAGGCATTGATTTGTCTATTTTAAGAGCTCCCCTGCATAAAATATACCTGCGCTCAGCCCTTGTCACGGGCACCGTTACGGTAGCCATCTGTCCCCACTTACCCGTGAGCAATGTATCTTTTATATTAGGGAACGACCTTGTTGGCATTTCAAGGGGTTCGTGTCTACCTGAAGTGGTCTCGGCTCCCGAACCCTCGGATTTACTAGAGGAGGAGTTCCCTACGGTCTTCCCGGCATGTGTTTTAACTCGGGCCCAAGCCCGAAGGTATGCAGAGGTGGAGAACCTGTCAGATTCGTTTTTATGTTCGGAACATCCCATAGCTGAGGGGCTGGACCCCGCTACCGCCGACGCCGTTCCTACGTCGGCACCTGGGTGTGATGTTGACATTTCGCTGTCTCCCACCTTGAGCAGAGAAGAGCTGGTCTTGGCACAGAAACAGGACAGCTCATTAGCGCAGTACGCGAAAAACGTTGTGAACACGGAAGAGCTCTCTTCACGTTCTGTTGGGTATTTTTACGACGATGGCGTCCTCATGCGGAAATGGACCCCAAAGAGGTCGGATTCCGAGAGTGACTGGAGTACTGTTTTTCAAGTAGTCGTTCCTAAGCCATATCGGGAACACGTCCTGAGTCTAGCACATGACCAGGTCATGTCTGGTCATCTAGGGGTGCGCAAAACATACCAGCGGTTACTACAGTATTTTTTTTGGCCGTTAATGAAGTCGGATGTCACTCGATATTGTCGGTCGTGCCATGTTTGTCAGTTAGCAGGTAAACCAAATCAAACAATTCCCTCAGCTCCGCTAAAACCGATCCCGGCATATGGTGAACCATTCGAGAAGGTGTTAATCGATTGTGTTGGCCCTCTCCCAAAAACCAAAACAGGATACACATATCTACTTACGATTATGTGTACGGCCACCAGATACCCCGAAGCCATCCCTCTCCGCTCACTTAAAACCCCAGCTATAGTTCGGGCTCTGATCAAGTTTTTCACCACTTTCGGATTACCGAAGGTGGTTCAGTCAGACCAAGGGTCGAATTTTATGTCGGCTGTTTTTCGTAGAGCAATGAAACAATTACACATACAACACAATACATCAAGTGCGTATCATCCCGAGTCACAGGGAGCCATCGAACGTTTCCACCAAACATTGAAGTCCATGCTTCGGATTTATTGTTTATCACATGATAAGGATTGGGATGAAGGTCTCCCTTTCCTTCTTTTTGCTGTGCGCACGACCCCACAGGAGTCCCTAGGGTTTAGTTCTGCTGAATTAATATTTGGGCACGCACTTCGAGGACCCCTGAAGATATTGCAGGAAGAAATGTTGTCCGATACGCCTCCTTCGTCTCCCCCAACGAACGTGTTGGATTACGTTAGTTCGTTTCGTGAGCGGCTACATTCTGTGTGTGCTTTGGCGCAGGAGTCGCTGAGCGCCACACAGACGCGCATGAAGTCAAGACACGACCAAAAGGCCGTCCTGCGTTCCCTCGATGTGGGTGACAAGGTTCTGGTATTGTTGCCAGTGCCGGGTTCTGCCCTGTGTGCAAAGTTCGTGGGGCCGTACGAGGTCCTATCTCGATTGAGTGACACCGATTACGTGATTCGAACTCCTGATCGCAGGAAAAAGACACGAGTGTGTCACGTCAACATGTTGAAACGTTATGTCTCTAGGGCTGATTCACATACCCCGGCTGTTAGTACCCCTGTTCCCGCTCTGTTAATGACGTCTGTCAGTACTCCTTCTACGGCTTACGTTCCTGAGAACGATGGTTTGTCTTTTGACAGCCTATGTCCTCCCGTAGCTCGGCTGCCGAACTCCGAGGCTCTTGCGGTGCTACCGACCAAACTCGATCATTTGCATGAAACAGCTCGACAGGAATTGTTAGATTTAGTTCGTGAGTACGCAGACATATTTTCCGACGCTCTGTCCCGAACCACCGTCATAGAACATGACATTGACGTGGGAGATCATACCCCAGTCAGATCGGCTGCTTATCGAGTCAATCCAGAAAAACGAGCGTTGATGAAAACAGAAACTGATTATCTTCTAGAAAACGTCCTGGCTGTTCCAAGCTCTAGCCCTTGGTGTTCACCTTGTTTGTTAGTTCCAAAACCAGACGCCACGTTTCGGTTTTGTACTGATTTTAGGAGAGTCAACGCTCTAACCAAGGCAGACTCTTTTCCGATACCAAGAATTGATGACTGTGTTGATCGTGTGGGACACGCTCAGTTCGTCACAAAGCTAGACCTACTAAAAGGGTACTGGCAGGTGCCTCTGACAGACCGCGCATCAGAAATCTCCGCGTTTGCCACGCCTGACACATTCCTGCAGTATACCGTTATGCCCTTTGGGCTAAAGAATGCCCCCGCTACCTTCCAAAGGCTGATGCGCATTGTCTTGAATGACCTGAACGACTGTGACGCCTACTTGGACGATGTCGTAGTGTCTTCAGCATCCTGGCCCGAGCATTTAAGTACCCTGGCGAACGTGTTTGAACGTTTTCGTCAGGCTCGTTTGACGCTTAACCTCGATAAGTGCGAATTTGGCCGAGCTACTGTGGTCTACCTTGGGAAACAGGTTGGTAATGGACGCGTTCGTCCCGTGGACTCAAAGGTCCGTGCCATCGTGGCTTTCCCAACGCCAACCACTTTGCGGGAGCTTCGGCGCTTTTTGGGAATGACCGGATATTACCGGAGTTTCTGTAGGAATTTCGCCAATGTGGTTTTACCCCTGACAACTCTCCTACGCAAAGACGTCCCTTTCGTCTGGACTTCGGACTGCCAAGCGGCCTTTGATGCAGCAAAAGCATTACTATGTTCTTCTCCGGTGTTGATGGCCCCACAGTACAACAAACCTTTCAAGTTAGATGTTGACACTAGTGATTCGGGCTGCGGGGCTGTGTTGTTGCAGGAGGATGATGCGCATGTGGATCACCCGGTGGCTTATTTTTCTGCTAAATTTAATCGCCATCAG GCTATGGTCCAGATGTGCCTCCGCGCCGACGGCCCGGTGTCGCGACGTCATGGGATTGGCTGCCTCGTTTCGGCGCTTCGCTGGACCGCCTATAAGACCGACACGTCCGATCAGGAAGAGGAGGGCTTTTTCCTCCGCTGTTTGACACAGGGTGTGGCTGGTCTGTCTGTTTGGTTCGGTGTTTGA